A section of the Paenibacillus aurantius genome encodes:
- a CDS encoding alpha/beta hydrolase has translation MKHLYQQGTDPQAPTLVLLHGTGGTERDLLPLAELLSPGSAVLSLRGNVLENGMPRFFRRLAEGVFDEEDLVFRTQETNDFLGEAAGRYGLDRSRFVAVGYSNGANLAGSLLFHHPQALMGAVLHHPMVPRRGVTLPDLTGTPVFIGAGVNDPICPAEETAELEGLLTGAGAEVSVHWERAGHQLTATEATAAATWFRERFQ, from the coding sequence ATGAAGCATCTGTATCAGCAAGGAACGGATCCACAAGCCCCTACGCTAGTTCTGCTGCACGGGACGGGAGGGACGGAGCGGGACCTGCTCCCGCTTGCGGAGCTTCTCTCTCCCGGCTCCGCCGTCCTCAGCCTACGAGGGAACGTGCTGGAGAACGGAATGCCGCGGTTCTTCCGGCGGCTGGCCGAAGGAGTCTTCGATGAAGAGGATCTCGTTTTCCGCACCCAGGAAACGAACGACTTCCTTGGGGAAGCGGCCGGGCGTTACGGCCTGGATCGCAGCCGGTTTGTAGCCGTCGGCTATTCCAACGGGGCGAATCTCGCCGGCAGCCTGCTGTTCCATCACCCTCAGGCGCTGATGGGAGCCGTGCTGCACCACCCCATGGTGCCGCGGCGGGGCGTTACGCTTCCCGATCTGACGGGGACACCCGTCTTCATCGGGGCCGGCGTGAACGACCCGATCTGCCCGGCGGAAGAGACCGCCGAGCTGGAGGGACTTCTCACCGGAGCGGGGGCCGAGGTGTCCGTCCACTGGGAGCGGGCGGGGCATCAGCTGACGGCCACGGAAGCGACAGCCGCAGCGACTTGGTTCCGCGAGCGGTTTCAGTAA